A portion of the Mytilus galloprovincialis chromosome 12, xbMytGall1.hap1.1, whole genome shotgun sequence genome contains these proteins:
- the LOC143055131 gene encoding uncharacterized protein LOC143055131: MIFVPIILLMVICKDVTSVPCLSNESKKDFDDSRIALKDMENHLVNAVKKLENGFKKITASIEDQFGVVKDVLSNLGEKVKKVDSDFQVLGKDFKKTKWHKYNGHCYYYGLDSQTWFTAERKCRDIGGYIAKIGDEKENKQIFTNKPSSNKDIT, translated from the exons ATGATTTTCGTTCCAATCATTTTGTTGATGGTTATATGCAAGGATGTAACATCCGTGCCTTGTCTCTCTAACGAATCAAAGAAGGATTTCGATGACTCTAGAATTGCTCTTAAAGACATGGAAAATCACCTTGTAAATGCTGTCAAGAAATTAGAAAATGGTTTCAAAAAAATCACAGCTTCAATAGAGGACCAGTTTGGGGTAGTCAAAGATGTTCTGTCTAATCTCGGGGAAAAGGTCAAGAAGGTTGATAGCGACTTCCAGGTTCTAGGAAAAGATTTTAAGA AGACTAAATGGCACAAGTACAATGGACACTGTTACTATTACGGTCTTGACTCACAAACCTGGTTCACTGCCGAG AGAAAATGCAGGGATATTGGTGGTTACATTGCTAAGATTGGTGACGAAAAGGAGAATAAACAAATCTTTACAAACAAACCAAGCTCAA ATAAAGATATAACATAA